GAAATCAGAGCGTAATTAAAAAAATATGGACCTGTTACCTTTTATGGTGGAAAATATGGTGAACATATGATGCTTTGTTAGCTTTTTTTAAGATAACTTGCTCGTTTTATAATAATCAAAAGCCAAATGTACATAAATTAACATCAACGGGTTTTTTTAGAGCCACACATGGCGATCATGGCTAAAAAATTCAACATGGACACATGGTGTAGCTGACAAATGAAAAGGCACTCCTCATCCAGGCACGACGTGAGAGAACTTAATCGTTGTGTCTTTGCTAAGAAAAGGAGAAAATGCCCATTCTAAATACAGCAGAAAAAGGCACACGGTCCCAGCCCACTGGTCATAACGCTTCATCCGTCGTCTTCCCCAGCAATACGCGAGGAAAGGACTCTCCCGTCCAGTCCTTCTCCAATGGTGCCGCTGCTGCCACAAGATTTCTCCTCGCTCCCCTCTACTTAACAGTACCTACATGGGGCCCCCTTGGTCTCGGGGGCCCGGGGCGGCCACCCCGCCTGCCCTCCCTCAGGGCCGGCCCTGACTTCAGCCTACACAACTACGTAGATTGAGTGACCAGTTGCCAAATTCAgaaccactcacacccaacttcattccacattatccacatgtgtcaatGTAATATGATgcaggatatgggggagatgcttCGGGAAACCTAGCTTGCTCGGAATCAACAATCGGGAACTCGACTAGTTGGTGTTTCGGGGAACCCTTCGGAGATGAAGAAGAACCTATCACATGTGATACGGATGATGAAGGAGGCGAGGTTATACATAATATTAACCAAAACCttggcaggaagagaaagataccaactccatttctCTTGATTTGGAGATGGGGATCTCCAAAACATCTCAATATGAGGTAGGTGAAAGTTCTGgagtgaagaagaagaaaaagaagaagattaGAAACCCTTCATGGATGGCGAATGAGGGAGGTGTGTATCCTACTGGGAATACATACGAGTCACTGTATAGCtattttggcatgacagatctctgtctcggcactgcgTACGACTCAGACTACATTCCAACTAGAAGGACTTatgttccggacggtgttcgaaagaccaaccgctgtaccggatggactccaggcatgtacgcggaggcgaacgAATATGATGAGGAGTAGTGCTCGAGGGAGGAATAATGTAGTATAGCTGGTATTGTATTaagacgtattttaaattccgttggcttgggctttgagccaaataagtggttataTACGACACATGTAATATATGTGTGTAATGTTATGTtatatacggtgtatatacataataattTTTGCTTTGGATtttcttcttgatttcattgtgtggctAGTACTGAGCAATGAGTTGAGCTctgaaaacatttgcatggtgtaattatgagtaatctctCTTTGTTATAGGACTAGGGGGAATGGCGTTAGTTGAAACTGAAGAGGCTAGAAGAGAGCGGGAGGTGAAGGAAAAAGAAGAAGCAGATGCAGCAGACAGAatggagaatgcaccaccaccaccacatcctATGATGCATCCAAATTTCTAGCAGTATATGTGATCAATGGAAGAAGATAGGAGAAGATACCAGGAAAGCCAAaataagaacatgcaagatttctttgctCATGTTATGAACGACAGGGGCAACCAAGGCAGAGGTGTAACCCTATCAGACtttcaaaatgcaagaccactaccttttgCATCAGCTCCAAAATGGATgcagaagattggctgatggacacaGAAAGAAAGCTAAGGACCGTTGGATGCAACGATGAGGATAAAATCAGGTATGCCACCTATCTGCTGTCAGGACCAAcggcatcatggtgggagaatgtCGTCGCAGTACATCCTCCAGAAAAGGTGTTCACGTGGGAGGAAtttaagaagaagttccgggaggCTCATGTTCCGGAGAGTGTGGTGGAGttaaagaagagggagtttgacgaactacaCCATAACACTacaccaatcatgcagtatgttcgtgtTTTCAACAGACTgtcaaggtatgcacctgaggaggtGGATTCGGATGAGAAGAGAAAGAAAAGGTTTATGAAAGGAATGAACccttacatgaagatgcaactgagattGGCACGGACTgtggaattccaggaactgattcacTCAACAATCACTTTCAAGGATGATTACAAGCAGGTCCAGGAGgttaggaggaagagggctcgcatCGAGCCAAGGAAATACCCAGTTACGAAACCAACACCAGACATAAGTTTCAAACCATGGTTTCGATCTACCTGTAATCAATACAACCATGGAGGTCAGAACAAGAACCCAAGAAACCAGATCATATGTCACAGCTGTGGGCAAAGAGGACACGAACAGAAGGACTGTCATAAGCCTAGGATCATATGCTACGGTTgcgggaaggatggacacatcaagccagaGTGTCCGAACAAGGCATCGTGGAGTGGACAGAACCCAGGAGGAGGACGAGCCGGAGGTGGAAACTACAACAGCAACAACCGCAACAATAACAATaacaacatcaacaacaacaacaacaacaacaacaacaacaacaacaacaacaacaacaacaacaacaaaaacaacaacaacaacaacaacaagggcAAACCGTATGGAAAGCTAAACTGCACAACCTTGGAACAAGCTGGAGAGTCGAATCAAGCATTTCTAGGTACGCTCAACATTCTTACTAATcctagcaaagtattatttgatacgggAGCCACTACATCATTTCTTGCACTGGAGTTTCTGGAAAAATACGGGATTAGATGTTCCAAACTAGAATATCCCATAACTATCttatctgcggggggaacgatcttagtaacccacgtgaaagaggcACAGGTCatgaccatatgtgactgtgtttaTTTCACGGACCTTTTCATCATTCCCATGAAGGATATAtcggtcatcctagggatggactggTTCACGGAGAATGGAGCAGTAATTAACTGTGGAGATAAAACAGTATCACTCCGCAATTCCATTGGAGGATAGATAGTGTTTCAGGGAGACAAATATACTCAAttggagataggattggagcTTAACAGTTTGAAGGAGGTAAAGATTGAAGAAATCCATGTGGTaaatgagtttcaagatgtatttcccAATGAGTTACCgggtatgccacccgatagggaga
This region of Lolium perenne isolate Kyuss_39 chromosome 2, Kyuss_2.0, whole genome shotgun sequence genomic DNA includes:
- the LOC139835813 gene encoding uncharacterized protein, translating into MDAEDWLMDTERKLRTVGCNDEDKIRYATYLLSGPTASWWENVVAVHPPEKVFTWEEFKKKFREAHVPESVVELKKREFDELHHNTTPIMQYVRVFNRLSRYAPEEVDSDEKRKKRFMKGMNPYMKMQLRLARTVEFQELIHSTITFKDDYKQVQEDISVILGMDWFTENGAVINCGDKTVSLRNSIGG